The nucleotide window GAAGCATTGATTCCGCATCGAATTCCGCCAGAATACCTCATTGGCGCCTATGTTGTGGATGCCGCTGCCCAGACGCGCTTGGAAGAGATTGGCTTCGGCCTTCCCATCGTCATCGACGCAGATATTTTTTTTCACTGAGCCATGAAGCCGAATTTTCCAAACATCCGAGTTTTGATTGGTGATATGTTTGCTAGCGATATGCGCACGCTCGTGAATACGGTGAACTGTGTGGGCGTGATGGGCAAAGGGATCGCCCAAATTTTCAAGAAGGAGTATCCGACTATGTTCGAGGACTACGCGGAACGCTGCGCCCGCGATGAGGTGCGGCTGGGTGAACCCTACCACTATAAGGATTTGGGTGGGATTTCGATTGTGAATTTTCCCACCAAGGGGCATTGGCGAGCCGCTACGCGCCTCGAAGATGTGGAAGCCGGATTGAACTACTTCCTGAAGCACTTCCGGATATGGGGCGTTGAGTCCATTGCCTTTCCTCCGCTTGGTTGTGGCAATGGTGGACTGGAGTGGGCGACTGTTGGTCCTTTGATGTATTCTAAGCTGAAAGGGATCGGTATTCCTGTTGAAATTTACGCACCTTATGGCACTCCGGCGAGCCAACTGAAGGAGGATTTCCTAGGGGCAGACCAGCAATTGGAGTTTGCGGTCAAAGGTCGGCGCAGGGAGAAATTGCGCCCAGAATGGGCAGCCTTGATGGAGGTGCTTTACGATTTGGAGCACCAGCCTTATGCGAATCCCGTCGGTCGGACGATTTTCCAAAAAATATGCTATATCCTCACCAAGCAAGGGCTTGATACCGGATTTCAATTCGAGCGGAATAGCTACGGCCCGTTCGCCGACGAAGTGAAGGAGGCCATCAACGTGCTAGCCAACAACAATTGGGTGATCGAGCAACAGCTTGGCAAGATGACGGCATTGAAAGTGGGACCGGAATATGCCAAGGCGCGTTTGAAACTTGCCGAAGATCTGAAGCCATTCCGGCGCAAGATCGATAAAACAGTGGACCTGTTCAGCCGGATCAAGAACACGGATCAGGCTGAAGAGGTGGCGACAGTGATTTTCGCGGT belongs to Luteolibacter ambystomatis and includes:
- the darG gene encoding type II toxin-antitoxin system antitoxin DNA ADP-ribosyl glycohydrolase DarG — protein: MKPNFPNIRVLIGDMFASDMRTLVNTVNCVGVMGKGIAQIFKKEYPTMFEDYAERCARDEVRLGEPYHYKDLGGISIVNFPTKGHWRAATRLEDVEAGLNYFLKHFRIWGVESIAFPPLGCGNGGLEWATVGPLMYSKLKGIGIPVEIYAPYGTPASQLKEDFLGADQQLEFAVKGRRREKLRPEWAALMEVLYDLEHQPYANPVGRTIFQKICYILTKQGLDTGFQFERNSYGPFADEVKEAINVLANNNWVIEQQLGKMTALKVGPEYAKARLKLAEDLKPFRRKIDKTVDLFSRIKNTDQAEEVATVIFAVQVLKHDRKPDEVSEADLFDYILEWKKLWRKDLAKQQSLADAIRNLEMLGWVKLQYSDSLPISG